A stretch of the Chlamydia pecorum E58 genome encodes the following:
- the yidC gene encoding membrane protein insertase YidC, which produces MNKRTFLFFSLVGIAFVGCQTFFGYKEYSSYKKLSERQQEISEQILSLTETTGLSVVSCGFTKDAEESSLHYAVRVGEHMLLPHTGSVSDLVYASGEAWNFVEQTHAFDNVHLALYSQDRPGVFSENAKVYLPLNDEVLPVLVVEFRNRKAPLVFLGEYKQGKIWNKDSEIFGTSLVFWRSGNKYLPLGVYDSQRERLTFIDLPMARAAIFDGQSEAPQSFRSNEHFVLSNDYMQLLISQESGSIEEINLPFVSTSKESIVNEIGFDRDLVRQDPEQAFFPGVSCINAHGEKVERQVGGYYSLLRRGILSDAKRRVPISYHALNVVSGKELSMPIASGYRVLSFTSKAIHLESLDKSLQKIYTLPEDPTSQPYAFEVEVVSSENLADMWITSGVPEVEIMSNAFMPAIQYRVQSKGQLDKAKLPKMKTPLMFQRGAHPQWILNSNGYFGIILTPLTNIPTGFASLYLPGSVLPTRLTLLEPRNQAFPAAKYPGYETLMPLPKEAGSSKFLVYAGPLAEPSLKTLDKTFTKENGENPQYLSCISLRGFLSFITAPFASLLFVIMKFFKALTGSWGLSIVLLTVFLKLLLYPLNAWSIRSMRRMQKLSPYIQQIQQKYKKEPRRAQMEVMALYKANKVNPITGCLPLLIQLPFLIAMFDLLKSSFLLRGASLFPGWIDNLTAPDVLFSWQHPIWFIGNEFHVLPIILGLVMFVQQKMTNYNKQGQMTEQQRQQQTMGTVMAILFTAMFYNFPSGLNIYWLSSMILGIIQQWVTNKVLDSKHLKNEVTLNNKQKHR; this is translated from the coding sequence ATGAATAAACGTACTTTTCTGTTCTTCTCCTTGGTAGGAATAGCTTTTGTTGGCTGCCAGACATTTTTTGGCTATAAGGAGTATAGCTCTTATAAAAAGCTCTCAGAAAGGCAACAAGAGATTTCAGAACAGATTCTTTCCTTAACAGAAACGACAGGACTGAGTGTTGTTTCCTGTGGTTTTACAAAAGATGCAGAGGAGTCTTCTCTTCACTATGCCGTGCGTGTTGGAGAACATATGTTGCTTCCCCATACAGGGAGTGTTTCGGATCTTGTGTATGCTTCTGGAGAGGCTTGGAATTTTGTAGAGCAAACACATGCTTTTGATAATGTGCACTTGGCATTGTATAGCCAAGATCGTCCTGGGGTATTCTCTGAAAATGCAAAAGTATATCTTCCTTTAAATGATGAGGTTCTTCCTGTTTTAGTTGTAGAGTTTCGCAACCGTAAAGCGCCTCTTGTATTTCTTGGGGAATATAAGCAAGGAAAGATTTGGAATAAAGATAGCGAGATTTTCGGTACGTCTCTTGTTTTCTGGAGATCGGGAAATAAGTATTTACCTTTAGGAGTGTATGATTCACAGAGGGAGCGTCTTACCTTTATTGATTTGCCTATGGCAAGAGCTGCGATTTTTGATGGACAAAGTGAAGCGCCTCAATCTTTCAGAAGTAACGAACACTTTGTCCTTTCTAATGACTACATGCAACTTTTGATCTCTCAAGAAAGTGGATCTATAGAAGAAATTAATCTTCCCTTTGTCTCTACAAGTAAAGAGAGTATTGTTAATGAGATTGGCTTTGATAGAGATTTAGTTCGTCAAGATCCTGAGCAAGCGTTTTTCCCAGGAGTTTCTTGTATTAATGCACATGGAGAAAAAGTTGAGAGACAAGTTGGTGGGTATTATTCCTTGCTTCGAAGGGGAATATTGAGTGATGCAAAACGACGCGTCCCTATAAGTTATCATGCGCTTAATGTGGTTTCTGGAAAGGAGCTGTCTATGCCTATAGCTTCTGGATATCGCGTGCTTTCTTTTACTTCTAAAGCAATCCATTTAGAAAGCTTAGATAAGAGCCTTCAAAAAATTTATACCTTGCCAGAGGATCCTACTTCTCAGCCCTATGCTTTTGAAGTAGAAGTAGTCTCTTCAGAAAACCTTGCAGATATGTGGATAACTTCTGGGGTTCCTGAAGTTGAAATTATGTCTAATGCATTTATGCCTGCGATCCAATACAGAGTGCAAAGTAAGGGACAACTGGACAAGGCCAAGCTTCCTAAAATGAAAACACCACTCATGTTTCAAAGGGGAGCCCATCCTCAATGGATATTGAATTCTAATGGATATTTTGGAATTATCCTTACCCCATTAACCAACATCCCTACAGGCTTTGCATCTTTATATCTTCCAGGCTCTGTATTGCCTACTCGATTAACTCTTTTGGAACCGAGAAATCAAGCTTTCCCGGCTGCAAAATATCCAGGCTATGAGACCTTAATGCCTTTGCCTAAAGAAGCTGGTAGCTCTAAGTTTTTAGTTTACGCTGGGCCTTTAGCGGAACCTTCATTAAAGACTTTGGATAAAACTTTTACAAAGGAAAATGGAGAGAATCCTCAGTATTTATCCTGTATTTCCTTGCGTGGGTTCCTTTCTTTTATCACGGCTCCGTTTGCTTCTTTGTTGTTTGTAATTATGAAGTTTTTCAAGGCCTTAACAGGATCTTGGGGACTATCTATTGTGCTTTTAACGGTCTTTTTAAAGTTGCTCCTTTATCCATTGAATGCGTGGTCTATTCGTTCTATGAGGCGCATGCAGAAGCTATCTCCTTATATTCAGCAGATCCAGCAAAAGTATAAGAAAGAGCCTAGACGTGCACAGATGGAGGTAATGGCTTTATATAAGGCAAATAAGGTGAACCCAATTACGGGATGTTTGCCGTTGTTGATTCAACTGCCTTTTTTAATTGCTATGTTTGATTTATTGAAATCCTCATTTTTATTGAGAGGTGCGTCTTTATTCCCAGGGTGGATAGATAACCTAACTGCTCCAGATGTATTGTTTTCTTGGCAACATCCGATTTGGTTTATAGGAAATGAGTTTCATGTATTGCCTATAATTTTAGGCTTGGTGATGTTTGTTCAGCAGAAAATGACAAACTACAATAAGCAAGGGCAGATGACAGAACAGCAGCGTCAACAGCAGACTATGGGAACAGTCATGGCGATATTATTCACTGCGATGTTTTATAACTTCCCTTCAGGATTGAACATTTACTGGCTCTCTTCGATGATTTTAGGAATAATTCAACAGTGGGTTACTAATAAAGTTTTAGATAGTAAACATCTTAAAAATGAAGTTACTTTAAACAATAAGCAAAAACATCGGTGA